Proteins co-encoded in one Flavobacterium sp. M31R6 genomic window:
- a CDS encoding TonB-dependent receptor, translating into MKKILYNLLWIGIFLISVGIYAQNTKPLIQSKLDGTVVNKITNLPVAGATVTIKGTTHAVVTDTEGKFYFQTGQKFPYTLVVTYIGYKKTEYIADGSPVIINLEEELQELNGLVVVGYGSQKRKDITGAIASVPKANLNQVSSSADNLLRGAVPGVVVTQSSGRPGATSSVRIRGGNSITAGNEPLYVVDGVLIYNDNNDGTAGVSNAGAGVNVLSTINPADIESIEVLKDASATAIYGSRGANGVVLITTKKGTKGLDTISYQGYFGVQSVSKKLDLLDAAQWASLRNDVQASIGQAPSFTAEQIEALKKSGGYDWQSAAFRTAPIQSHQLTFSGGDDRSRYAVSTGYFDQDGVVIGTDFRRISLRANYEKNYSQKFKFGVNVNYSNSISNGIGTNGGTAAGRQPNPLVVALYTPPVVPIKNADGSYNLTDNPYSTAVNGIIGNPINDLESTINETKINRTLASLFGEYKINKEITAKVAVSGDVINTKQNYYAPSTTTTGAGTKGLASVGDRLVSSVLNENTLNYNTHFGEKNKFSALAGYTLQYTQGEVVNAGANKFVNDANTYNALQDGVAVKPYSDAFESVLKSWLARANYSYDGRYNLTVSARADGSSRFGSESLWGYFPSAGFSWNITEEDFAKDLKVINDAKLRLSVGTTGNQEIGNYLSLAQIGSVNYAFGGTIQTGLAPTRLANPDLKWEKTTQYNIGLDLALLDRKINFVFDAYYKKTNDLLINVPIPLTSGYSTVLQNIGGVENKGIEIGLITENIKTENFSWNSNFVFSSNKNEVVEIGNGVNQFFPVVPNGSLLQQQPVTVKVGLPLGTFWGYKTNGIFQTQEEINTQPKINSLANTKVGDRKYVDTNGDGVITALDKGNLGSSQPKFVGSFSNTLSYNNFDLQFSFQGASGGKVFNALNQQLEISTLGTNAAATLLDRWTPTNPSNEIPRATSSPLGIVSERYVEDASFLRLKLITLGFTFPKSISSKLGTQSIKFYVSAENLVTWTKYTGYDPEVSSYEQNNLYPGIDFGAYPNSRTFISGVNVTF; encoded by the coding sequence ATGAAAAAAATATTATATAATCTTTTATGGATTGGCATTTTTCTGATTTCAGTCGGAATCTATGCCCAAAACACTAAACCACTTATCCAGTCGAAACTTGACGGAACTGTAGTTAACAAAATCACGAATCTGCCTGTTGCAGGAGCTACTGTGACTATTAAAGGAACCACGCACGCAGTGGTAACAGATACTGAAGGTAAATTTTATTTTCAAACGGGTCAAAAATTCCCTTATACCTTAGTCGTAACTTATATAGGGTATAAGAAAACAGAATACATTGCAGACGGAAGCCCAGTTATCATCAATTTGGAGGAAGAACTTCAAGAACTCAACGGATTAGTGGTTGTAGGATACGGTTCTCAAAAGAGAAAAGACATCACAGGTGCCATAGCCTCTGTTCCCAAAGCAAATCTAAATCAAGTTAGTTCTTCTGCCGATAATTTATTGAGAGGAGCCGTGCCTGGAGTGGTAGTTACCCAAAGTTCAGGTCGTCCTGGAGCTACTTCAAGTGTACGAATTAGGGGAGGAAACTCAATTACTGCAGGTAATGAACCTCTTTATGTTGTAGACGGAGTATTGATTTATAATGACAACAATGATGGTACTGCTGGAGTGAGTAATGCCGGAGCGGGTGTTAATGTGCTTTCTACAATTAATCCTGCCGATATTGAGTCTATTGAAGTATTGAAAGACGCATCAGCAACTGCAATTTATGGTTCACGTGGTGCCAATGGAGTAGTCCTTATTACTACCAAGAAAGGAACAAAAGGCTTGGATACCATTTCGTACCAGGGATATTTTGGAGTACAATCAGTTTCAAAAAAGCTCGATTTGCTTGATGCTGCACAATGGGCAAGTTTGCGTAATGATGTTCAGGCGAGTATAGGACAAGCTCCTTCATTTACGGCTGAACAGATTGAAGCCCTTAAAAAATCAGGTGGATATGACTGGCAGTCGGCAGCTTTTAGAACTGCACCAATTCAGAGTCACCAACTAACATTTTCAGGAGGGGATGACCGTTCCAGATACGCTGTTTCAACAGGCTATTTTGATCAGGATGGAGTTGTGATTGGAACTGATTTCAGACGAATTTCACTTCGTGCCAATTACGAAAAAAATTATTCACAAAAATTTAAATTTGGAGTGAATGTCAATTATTCCAATTCAATATCGAACGGTATAGGAACCAATGGTGGTACGGCCGCCGGGAGACAGCCTAATCCATTAGTTGTTGCATTATATACGCCTCCTGTTGTACCTATTAAGAATGCTGATGGGAGCTATAATTTGACTGATAATCCGTATTCGACAGCTGTAAATGGAATTATAGGCAACCCTATTAATGATTTGGAAAGCACTATCAATGAGACCAAAATTAATAGAACTTTGGCCAGTCTGTTTGGTGAGTATAAAATCAACAAAGAAATTACTGCTAAAGTTGCTGTTAGCGGAGATGTGATTAATACCAAGCAAAATTACTATGCTCCATCAACGACTACAACTGGAGCAGGAACCAAAGGACTTGCCTCTGTTGGTGACAGATTAGTAAGCTCGGTATTGAATGAAAACACTTTGAATTACAATACCCATTTTGGAGAAAAAAACAAGTTTTCGGCTTTGGCAGGATACACACTTCAATACACTCAAGGAGAAGTGGTTAATGCTGGTGCAAATAAGTTTGTAAATGATGCTAATACCTACAATGCTTTACAAGATGGTGTAGCGGTAAAACCCTATAGCGATGCATTCGAAAGCGTATTGAAATCATGGTTGGCAAGAGCAAATTATTCTTATGATGGGCGATACAATCTTACCGTATCGGCACGAGCTGATGGTTCTTCAAGATTTGGCTCGGAATCGCTTTGGGGTTATTTCCCTTCAGCAGGTTTTTCTTGGAACATAACCGAAGAAGATTTTGCAAAAGACCTTAAAGTAATAAATGATGCTAAACTTAGATTAAGTGTTGGAACAACTGGGAACCAGGAAATCGGCAATTATCTTTCCTTGGCGCAAATAGGTTCTGTAAATTATGCTTTTGGAGGTACAATACAAACAGGGTTGGCGCCAACTCGTTTAGCAAATCCAGATTTGAAATGGGAAAAAACAACACAATATAACATTGGTTTGGACTTAGCACTTTTAGACAGAAAAATCAATTTTGTTTTTGATGCCTATTACAAGAAAACAAATGATTTATTAATAAATGTTCCTATTCCGTTGACTTCTGGTTATTCTACAGTTCTACAGAACATTGGAGGTGTTGAGAATAAAGGTATTGAAATTGGCTTGATTACCGAAAATATAAAAACTGAAAACTTTTCATGGAATTCTAACTTTGTGTTTTCATCCAATAAAAACGAGGTAGTGGAGATTGGAAATGGAGTTAACCAATTTTTTCCAGTAGTTCCAAATGGATCTTTATTACAACAACAACCCGTAACTGTAAAAGTAGGATTGCCTCTAGGTACTTTCTGGGGATACAAAACCAATGGAATTTTCCAAACACAGGAAGAAATCAATACGCAACCTAAAATAAACAGTCTTGCCAACACAAAAGTGGGTGACCGAAAATATGTAGATACCAATGGAGATGGAGTAATTACCGCTCTTGACAAAGGAAATCTTGGAAGTTCACAGCCGAAATTTGTTGGAAGTTTCAGTAACACTCTTTCTTATAATAACTTCGATTTGCAGTTTTCTTTCCAAGGAGCTTCTGGTGGTAAAGTATTCAATGCCCTGAATCAGCAATTGGAAATCTCCACTCTTGGAACCAATGCTGCTGCTACCTTATTGGATCGTTGGACTCCTACAAATCCAAGCAATGAAATCCCTAGAGCAACAAGCTCGCCACTGGGAATAGTTTCTGAACGCTATGTGGAAGATGCCTCTTTCTTGAGATTAAAGCTTATAACATTAGGATTTACATTTCCGAAGAGCATTTCTTCAAAACTGGGAACCCAGAGCATAAAATTTTATGTATCTGCCGAAAACTTGGTTACCTGGACGAAATACACGGGCTATGATCCAGAGGTAAGCTCCTATGAACAAAATAATTTATATCCTGGAATTGATTTTGGTGCTTATCCAAATTCAAGAACATTCATTTCGGGTGTGAACGTAACTTTCTAA
- a CDS encoding RagB/SusD family nutrient uptake outer membrane protein, with the protein MKKIIITFLLSATILVSCTELEVTPTSFITEDNFFKTQDDAVASVTAVYASLSIDPGEQSLFGRNLYFLTDMGSDYAAAGVSATNPQVRALSSLTHDATSDRVQVAWRQIYNGINRANIAIDNIPKVAGSEVVKTRLINEAKFIRGLLYFQAVRLWGGVPIVLHEPTSIQLESLKSKRATVDEVYAQIISDLTDAQSLPSTYPANEAGRATSGAAKAILAKVYLTRKDWPNAILKTKEVINGGYGYALFENFADIFNKAKKNGKEHIFSVQFEPNQAGNGSSGSTFQATSFTGFTATEPADIISDVALFYDIYAAGDTRRDASYVKQLINPATGTLYTFPKPLFKKFLDLTNLATPSNVAINFPVIRYADILLSFAEATNEQSGPTAEALEAVNQVRRRAFGKAILIPDATVDLVGLTNVQLRDAIREERKKEFVQEGQRWYDLVRWGILVSEVKKVTAKNSVSERNNLYPIPQSERNIDPVGLPQNPGY; encoded by the coding sequence ATGAAAAAAATAATAATAACATTCCTATTAAGTGCCACGATATTAGTATCGTGCACGGAGCTGGAGGTAACACCAACCTCTTTTATAACCGAAGATAATTTCTTCAAAACTCAAGATGATGCGGTTGCAAGCGTAACAGCAGTATATGCCTCATTGAGTATTGATCCGGGAGAGCAAAGTTTATTCGGAAGAAATCTATATTTCTTGACCGATATGGGCTCCGATTATGCTGCTGCAGGAGTTTCGGCTACGAATCCTCAAGTAAGGGCATTAAGCAGTTTGACTCATGATGCCACTTCAGATCGTGTACAAGTGGCTTGGCGCCAAATTTATAACGGAATCAACAGAGCCAATATAGCTATTGATAATATTCCAAAAGTAGCGGGTTCTGAAGTTGTAAAAACAAGATTGATTAATGAAGCTAAATTCATCAGGGGGTTATTGTACTTTCAGGCGGTTCGCCTTTGGGGTGGGGTTCCGATAGTTTTGCATGAACCAACTTCCATTCAATTGGAAAGCCTAAAATCAAAAAGAGCTACTGTGGACGAGGTTTATGCGCAAATTATTTCGGATTTGACGGATGCGCAAAGTTTACCTTCTACATATCCGGCAAATGAGGCTGGGCGTGCTACTTCAGGAGCTGCAAAAGCGATTTTAGCCAAAGTGTATTTGACTAGAAAAGATTGGCCAAATGCAATTCTTAAAACCAAAGAAGTCATTAATGGCGGTTACGGATATGCCCTTTTTGAAAATTTTGCAGACATATTCAATAAAGCGAAAAAGAATGGAAAAGAACATATTTTTTCTGTTCAGTTCGAACCGAATCAAGCGGGGAATGGTTCTAGCGGCAGTACTTTTCAAGCGACTTCTTTTACCGGATTTACGGCCACGGAACCAGCTGATATTATTTCGGATGTAGCCTTGTTTTATGATATCTATGCGGCTGGAGATACTAGAAGAGATGCGAGTTATGTAAAACAATTGATCAATCCTGCTACTGGAACACTTTATACTTTCCCGAAGCCACTCTTTAAAAAATTCCTGGATCTCACAAACTTAGCGACACCATCGAATGTGGCTATTAATTTTCCGGTGATTCGCTATGCAGATATCTTATTGTCTTTTGCGGAAGCGACCAATGAGCAAAGTGGACCAACAGCAGAGGCTCTTGAAGCAGTGAATCAAGTTAGGAGAAGGGCTTTTGGAAAAGCAATTTTAATTCCGGACGCAACAGTGGATTTAGTAGGACTTACAAATGTGCAGCTAAGAGACGCTATTCGTGAGGAACGCAAAAAAGAATTCGTTCAGGAAGGGCAAAGATGGTACGATTTAGTGCGTTGGGGAATTTTGGTTAGCGAAGTGAAAAAAGTAACTGCCAAAAATTCTGTTTCCGAAAGAAATAATTTGTATCCAATTCCTCAAAGTGAACGCAACATTGACCCAGTAGGGTTACCACAAAATCCAGGCTATTAA
- a CDS encoding arylsulfatase, which produces MKNFKISSKFKSPQKGLLVTALLVAQFSIAQNKADGNYKGVIGKTLAESKEYWPEPVKAPAGAPNIVWILLDDVGFGASSAFGGLIQTPTFDALANNGLRYTNFHTTAICAPTRAALLTGRNSGRVHVSGFSHTILSAGFPGWDGRIPADKGTIAEILRENGYNTFAVGKYGVTPDEDATDAGPFDRWPTGKGFDHFFGFLGSQTDQYNPDLVEDQAHVKPDGRHLTDQITDKAISYITKQQKAAPGKPFFLYYAPGAVHAPHQVAPEWSDQYKGKFDEGWDVYREKVLANQKKLGVIPANAVLPERNPLITDWKKLTPDQKKVYARFMEVYAGYLTYTDHEIGRVVNYLKESNQLDNTLIFVAIGDNGASKEGTTQGTISQNLFAQGVSDEKNLQDNLNNIGEIGTAKGLNTNYPLGWAQATNAPFKNWKQDAHSEGGTRNPLIIHYPKGIKEKGGIRNQYSHVTDILPTTLEIAGIKAPEYIKEIKQDVIQGSSLYASLNDAKAESLHKVQYYYIFGNRAIYKDGWKAAAAHLPDSFALKNSLGKNEKPVASNFDADVWELYNLNEDFNERVNLAKKYPEKLEELKKLFDEQAKENNLYPLIDWQDVFARRIHNPTGDKNQNLQELIHKATQAGSTN; this is translated from the coding sequence ATGAAAAATTTTAAAATCAGCTCAAAATTTAAAAGCCCTCAAAAAGGGCTACTAGTTACTGCTTTGCTTGTAGCACAATTTAGCATTGCTCAAAATAAGGCGGATGGAAACTATAAAGGCGTTATCGGTAAAACATTGGCAGAATCCAAAGAATATTGGCCAGAGCCTGTAAAAGCGCCAGCTGGTGCACCAAATATTGTTTGGATTTTGCTGGACGACGTTGGATTCGGGGCTTCCAGTGCTTTTGGAGGTTTAATTCAAACTCCAACTTTTGATGCCTTGGCAAATAATGGACTGCGATACACGAATTTTCATACCACGGCAATTTGCGCTCCAACTCGTGCGGCATTATTGACAGGAAGAAATTCAGGAAGAGTTCACGTTAGTGGTTTTTCACACACTATTTTATCGGCAGGTTTCCCAGGTTGGGACGGAAGAATTCCGGCGGATAAAGGAACTATAGCTGAGATTTTAAGGGAGAATGGTTACAATACTTTTGCAGTTGGTAAATATGGAGTGACTCCAGATGAAGATGCTACCGATGCAGGACCATTTGACAGATGGCCAACAGGTAAAGGATTTGATCATTTCTTTGGTTTCTTAGGTTCTCAAACCGATCAATACAATCCTGATTTGGTAGAAGATCAGGCACATGTAAAACCGGATGGACGCCATTTAACAGATCAAATTACCGATAAGGCCATTAGCTATATTACTAAACAACAAAAAGCGGCACCTGGAAAGCCATTCTTTTTATACTATGCGCCAGGAGCTGTCCATGCACCACATCAAGTTGCCCCAGAATGGAGTGATCAATATAAAGGAAAATTTGATGAAGGCTGGGATGTTTATCGTGAAAAAGTGTTGGCAAATCAAAAGAAATTGGGCGTGATTCCTGCCAATGCAGTATTACCGGAACGCAATCCACTAATTACTGATTGGAAAAAATTGACCCCAGACCAAAAGAAAGTGTATGCAAGATTTATGGAAGTGTATGCTGGATATCTTACCTATACGGATCACGAAATTGGAAGAGTGGTAAATTATTTAAAAGAAAGCAATCAACTGGATAACACCTTGATTTTTGTCGCAATTGGCGATAATGGAGCCAGTAAAGAAGGTACTACCCAAGGTACAATTAGCCAAAATCTTTTTGCTCAAGGGGTTTCTGATGAAAAAAATCTTCAGGATAATTTAAACAACATAGGAGAAATCGGTACTGCAAAAGGATTAAATACCAACTACCCTTTGGGATGGGCACAAGCTACAAATGCCCCTTTCAAAAATTGGAAACAAGATGCACATTCAGAAGGAGGAACTCGTAATCCATTGATTATTCATTATCCAAAAGGGATTAAGGAAAAAGGAGGAATCAGAAACCAATATAGCCACGTAACGGATATACTTCCTACTACATTGGAAATTGCCGGAATAAAAGCACCAGAATATATTAAAGAAATTAAGCAAGATGTAATACAAGGATCTTCTTTATATGCTTCTTTAAATGATGCTAAAGCCGAGTCATTACACAAAGTACAATACTATTATATTTTTGGTAACAGAGCCATTTACAAAGATGGTTGGAAAGCGGCAGCGGCACATCTTCCTGATTCTTTTGCCTTAAAAAATTCGTTGGGCAAAAATGAAAAACCGGTAGCCAGTAATTTTGACGCTGATGTTTGGGAATTGTACAACTTGAATGAGGATTTTAACGAGCGTGTTAACTTGGCTAAAAAGTATCCTGAAAAATTGGAAGAACTTAAAAAATTGTTTGATGAGCAAGCCAAAGAGAATAACCTTTATCCGTTAATTGATTGGCAAGATGTATTTGCCAGAAGAATACATAACCCTACAGGAGATAAAAACCAAAATCTTCAGGAATTGATTCATAAAGCAACCCAAGCAGGTAGCACTAATTAA
- a CDS encoding sterol desaturase family protein, with amino-acid sequence MALDQNLKRKLTRDLSISFLLYSLPVLAIYLYFKLNNGIVTESHLTLPSFLEFAKPAFENIRTWGLVAFMLVLGVVEFAAGLYDDQWTGTERKIDIVCFLAPKLLLPPVIAFFSLTALPFLIPNLANTLSWVPFWGGFFLIAIADDLTQYWYHRLHHQVPFLWRFHRTHHSAPYMGMAMASRQNFIYTVFFSQIYLTATLTFLGLGLPALFVTVIKSFITLGAHSSIAWDKPFYKYRILHPIAWVLERFISTPATHHAHHADTSGDGIGHFKGNFGNMFFLWDVIFGTGLITRKFPQSYGTKSYKQEEWYAQFLWPIFKSKKEGSPLAEGVIALPISQKKESVSSNPNRYEPVQS; translated from the coding sequence ATGGCATTAGATCAAAATTTAAAAAGAAAACTAACAAGAGATTTGAGTATCAGTTTTTTGTTGTACAGCTTGCCGGTGTTGGCAATTTACCTTTATTTTAAATTAAATAACGGTATCGTAACAGAATCACACCTTACATTGCCATCGTTTTTGGAATTTGCAAAACCGGCGTTTGAGAACATTCGCACTTGGGGTTTGGTTGCTTTTATGCTCGTTTTAGGAGTTGTTGAATTTGCGGCAGGTTTATATGACGACCAATGGACAGGAACAGAACGTAAAATAGATATTGTTTGTTTTTTGGCGCCAAAACTGCTTTTGCCTCCTGTAATTGCTTTTTTTAGCTTAACTGCTTTACCATTTTTAATTCCAAATTTGGCGAATACACTTTCATGGGTTCCGTTTTGGGGAGGATTTTTCCTGATTGCTATAGCTGATGATTTAACCCAATATTGGTATCATCGTTTGCACCATCAGGTACCGTTTTTATGGCGTTTTCATAGAACTCATCACTCAGCTCCATATATGGGAATGGCGATGGCTTCGAGACAAAACTTTATTTATACCGTGTTTTTCTCCCAAATTTACTTGACGGCTACATTGACGTTTTTAGGATTAGGATTGCCAGCCTTGTTCGTTACGGTGATAAAAAGTTTCATAACATTGGGAGCACATTCGAGTATTGCTTGGGATAAACCCTTTTATAAATACAGAATTTTGCATCCTATCGCTTGGGTTTTGGAACGCTTTATTTCGACTCCAGCTACTCATCACGCGCATCATGCCGATACAAGCGGTGACGGAATTGGTCATTTTAAAGGCAACTTTGGAAATATGTTTTTCCTATGGGACGTGATTTTTGGAACGGGTTTAATTACTCGCAAATTTCCTCAGTCCTACGGAACGAAATCGTACAAACAGGAAGAATGGTATGCACAGTTTTTGTGGCCGATATTCAAATCTAAAAAAGAAGGAAGCCCATTGGCAGAAGGTGTTATTGCTTTGCCAATTTCTCAAAAGAAAGAATCCGTTTCATCAAATCCAAACCGATATGAGCCAGTTCAATCTTAA
- a CDS encoding thioredoxin domain-containing protein encodes MSQFNLKRFKNSVTAVVLFVALGAFAQNQNTITLPLDAFYTKIKSQKSPQIIDARSPEEFELNHIESSVNFNLQTENYAKYVAQLDNSRPVFIYSIGAGRSNALAKELLKNGFSDVHDLEGGIAAWIGGGKPFYTNLKSKLSLAEYKKIIADNNAVLVDIGSRYCGACKKVKPVLETIRAQYGTNLKIIEIDLEESPQVIADLKTVNVFPTLILYQNGKIVFKKDGLGDLKKDVDLALAVNK; translated from the coding sequence ATGAGCCAGTTCAATCTTAAAAGATTTAAAAATAGTGTCACTGCGGTAGTCTTGTTCGTTGCGTTGGGTGCTTTTGCCCAAAATCAAAATACGATTACATTGCCGTTGGATGCTTTTTATACAAAAATAAAAAGTCAAAAAAGCCCACAGATAATTGATGCCAGAAGTCCCGAAGAGTTTGAATTAAACCATATTGAAAGTTCGGTTAATTTTAATCTGCAAACGGAAAATTATGCGAAATATGTTGCTCAATTGGATAACTCAAGACCAGTTTTTATCTATTCAATCGGTGCAGGGAGAAGTAACGCATTGGCCAAAGAATTATTGAAAAACGGTTTCTCCGATGTACACGATTTAGAAGGAGGAATTGCAGCTTGGATAGGAGGAGGAAAGCCTTTTTATACCAATTTGAAAAGTAAATTATCATTGGCGGAATATAAAAAAATCATAGCCGACAACAATGCCGTTTTGGTCGATATCGGTTCCCGTTATTGTGGAGCCTGCAAAAAAGTAAAACCTGTTTTGGAAACCATCAGAGCTCAATACGGAACCAATTTGAAAATTATCGAAATTGATTTGGAAGAAAGCCCACAAGTCATAGCCGATTTGAAAACGGTTAACGTATTTCCAACTTTGATTTTGTATCAAAACGGTAAAATTGTTTTCAAAAAAGACGGTTTGGGTGATTTGAAAAAGGATGTTGATTTGGCTTTGGCCGTAAATAAATAA
- a CDS encoding formylglycine-generating enzyme family protein, with protein MKIYSLIAGIVLSGLSSAFAQENKSLSVVATKECQAFCKANTSKKALLLRAMTKNVPEALDATSTIGMVWVASGEFNMGTNDYPDARPIHKVSVKGYWMDENEVTNAQFAAFVQATNYVTVAERPLNPADFPGVPVENLVPGSAVFSPPTEKVSLDNIQQWWKYVPGASWQHPTGPESSIVGLDNNPVVQISYEDAQAYAKWAGKRLPTEAEWEFAARAGRSQTKYYWGTDLKPNGKWAANIFQGSFPNNNTAEDGFIGAAPVKSFPKNPYGIYDLEGNVWEWCSDLYRDDYYKDSPSDNPKGSSTSKDSEEPGVEKHVQRGGSFLCSDQYCIRYVAGSRGKGETTSACNHLGFRCVKDK; from the coding sequence ATGAAGATATATAGTTTAATAGCTGGAATTGTTTTGTCGGGTTTAAGTTCTGCTTTTGCGCAAGAAAATAAATCTCTGTCAGTTGTGGCTACAAAAGAGTGTCAAGCATTTTGCAAGGCAAACACTTCTAAAAAAGCTTTGTTGCTACGGGCAATGACAAAGAACGTTCCAGAAGCTCTTGATGCTACTTCAACCATTGGAATGGTTTGGGTTGCATCTGGTGAATTCAATATGGGAACTAATGATTATCCTGATGCAAGGCCTATTCATAAAGTGAGTGTCAAAGGGTATTGGATGGATGAAAATGAAGTTACGAATGCCCAATTTGCCGCTTTTGTGCAAGCAACAAATTATGTGACAGTAGCCGAAAGGCCATTGAATCCAGCTGATTTTCCGGGTGTACCGGTTGAAAATCTAGTGCCGGGCTCTGCGGTATTTTCACCGCCAACGGAGAAAGTGTCTTTGGATAATATTCAACAATGGTGGAAATATGTACCGGGTGCCAGTTGGCAGCATCCAACAGGACCTGAAAGCAGCATCGTTGGATTGGACAATAATCCTGTAGTCCAAATTAGCTATGAAGATGCACAAGCCTATGCGAAATGGGCTGGTAAACGACTCCCGACCGAAGCCGAATGGGAGTTTGCTGCGAGAGCTGGAAGATCTCAAACGAAATATTATTGGGGGACAGATCTTAAGCCAAACGGTAAATGGGCTGCCAATATTTTTCAGGGGAGTTTCCCAAATAATAACACCGCTGAAGATGGTTTTATAGGAGCTGCACCTGTAAAGTCTTTCCCTAAAAATCCTTATGGGATCTATGATTTGGAAGGAAATGTATGGGAATGGTGTAGCGATTTATATCGTGACGATTATTATAAAGACAGTCCCAGTGATAATCCAAAAGGGTCTTCGACTAGTAAGGATTCCGAAGAACCGGGCGTCGAAAAACATGTTCAAAGAGGCGGATCTTTCTTATGTAGTGATCAATATTGCATTCGATACGTTGCGGGAAGCCGCGGAAAAGGAGAAACAACAAGTGCCTGTAATCACTTAGGGTTTCGATGTGTGAAGGATAAATAA
- a CDS encoding YeiH family protein, with amino-acid sequence MSQNAKQFAIHEDWTVVILGFLIIGLSLSVFLLPVPVFKWGNYEELAENVFGLGNLKTLLQQFIYLLAVGSFGIFLTGKSIKNFLLGFPAVYFLTIIALIIAGNGQVKALNLEAVIFSLFIGLFIGNFFKLPIWFRSALSTELFVKVGLILLGTSVIFSDILKAGLLGLTQALVVVLSVWYFAFWLCKKLKVDDELTMMISSAVSICGVSAAIATSGAIKGDSKKLSYVISMVLITAIPMMIFMPIIAKYFNFPEEVTGAWLGGSIDTTGAVVASGTLVGETALKISTIVKFSQNVLLGIAAFAISVYWTYTKNESSEAIESKPTLSIIWERFPKFVLGFIGASLLFSFFVLSETRDEVKDSLKNLQGIWFALAFTSIGLETNFKDLFNLNSKKPFYAFLLAQTFNVIITLIIAFILFGK; translated from the coding sequence ATGTCACAAAACGCAAAACAATTTGCTATTCACGAAGATTGGACGGTAGTAATCTTAGGTTTTCTGATTATTGGGTTATCGCTTTCGGTTTTTCTTCTTCCGGTTCCTGTTTTTAAATGGGGGAATTATGAAGAACTTGCCGAAAATGTTTTTGGCTTAGGTAATTTGAAAACGCTTTTACAACAATTTATATACTTGTTGGCGGTAGGGTCTTTTGGTATTTTTTTGACTGGAAAATCGATTAAGAATTTTCTGCTTGGATTTCCTGCCGTCTATTTTTTAACCATTATTGCATTGATTATTGCAGGAAATGGGCAGGTCAAAGCACTCAATTTGGAAGCGGTGATTTTTAGTCTTTTTATAGGCTTATTCATCGGCAATTTTTTTAAGCTTCCAATTTGGTTTCGTTCAGCACTTTCTACCGAGCTTTTTGTTAAAGTTGGATTGATATTATTGGGTACCAGTGTCATTTTTTCGGATATTCTAAAGGCAGGTCTTTTGGGATTAACACAGGCTTTGGTCGTGGTATTGTCTGTTTGGTATTTTGCCTTTTGGTTGTGTAAAAAATTAAAAGTAGATGATGAACTGACGATGATGATATCCAGTGCTGTTTCTATTTGCGGAGTTTCGGCAGCAATTGCAACCTCTGGAGCCATCAAAGGAGATTCAAAAAAACTTTCCTATGTGATTTCTATGGTCTTGATTACAGCTATTCCCATGATGATTTTTATGCCAATTATAGCAAAGTATTTTAACTTTCCAGAGGAGGTTACCGGAGCTTGGCTGGGAGGAAGCATTGATACTACAGGAGCAGTGGTTGCCTCTGGAACGCTGGTAGGAGAGACTGCATTGAAAATAAGTACAATTGTTAAGTTCTCACAAAATGTGCTTTTGGGTATTGCTGCATTTGCAATATCCGTGTACTGGACATATACAAAGAATGAATCGTCGGAGGCTATCGAATCCAAACCGACCTTAAGTATAATCTGGGAACGTTTTCCAAAGTTTGTACTTGGATTTATAGGAGCTTCTTTGCTTTTTTCATTTTTTGTGTTGTCGGAGACAAGAGATGAGGTGAAAGACAGCTTGAAAAACCTGCAAGGCATTTGGTTTGCTTTGGCTTTTACCAGTATTGGTTTAGAGACCAATTTTAAAGATTTATTCAATTTAAATAGTAAAAAACCGTTCTATGCTTTTTTACTAGCACAAACGTTTAATGTTATCATTACTTTAATCATTGCCTTTATTTTGTTCGGTAAATGA